One Amycolatopsis thermophila DNA segment encodes these proteins:
- a CDS encoding globin domain-containing protein, translating into MTADPVSPVPRSVHREAPPAVAAMVRLIRESWAKAEPYLPEVTQFFYGMLFTLAPATRDFFPINMEVQRNRMVRALVHVCQMVDQPDDLVPFLRQLGRDHRKFGVVPNHYEAVGTALLAAMKTHLGPDWTADVERAWAEAFTIVARQMQEAAATDANPPNWTARVAEHRRLSWDLAMVRLEPERHVPFRAGQYLSVEVPQRPRLWRYLSPANAPRPDGSLEFHIRAVDGGWVSRAIVSHTQQGDVWRFGPPLGTLDVDRDSGRDVLMVAGGTGVAPMQALLDELSQWAENPKVHLFYGGRTRDDLYALEGLRMIAACNPWLTVTPVVENGPGLVSGEQGTLADVVTRYGAWPGHDVLVSGSPAMIRATVSRMLVAGTALDQIRYDPFTID; encoded by the coding sequence ATGACCGCCGACCCCGTCAGTCCCGTACCCCGGTCCGTGCACCGGGAGGCGCCGCCTGCCGTCGCCGCGATGGTGCGCCTGATCCGGGAATCGTGGGCGAAGGCCGAGCCGTACCTGCCCGAGGTGACGCAGTTCTTCTACGGCATGTTGTTCACCCTGGCGCCGGCCACGCGGGACTTCTTCCCGATCAACATGGAGGTGCAGCGCAACCGCATGGTGCGGGCGCTGGTCCACGTGTGCCAGATGGTCGACCAGCCCGACGACCTGGTTCCGTTCCTGCGGCAGCTCGGCCGCGACCACCGCAAGTTCGGCGTCGTGCCCAACCACTACGAGGCGGTCGGCACGGCGCTGCTGGCGGCGATGAAGACGCACCTCGGGCCGGACTGGACCGCCGACGTCGAGCGCGCGTGGGCCGAGGCGTTCACGATCGTGGCCCGGCAGATGCAGGAGGCCGCGGCCACCGACGCGAACCCGCCGAACTGGACGGCGCGGGTGGCCGAGCACCGGCGGCTGAGCTGGGACCTGGCGATGGTGCGGCTGGAACCGGAGCGGCACGTCCCGTTCCGGGCCGGGCAGTACCTGAGCGTCGAGGTGCCGCAGCGGCCGCGGCTGTGGCGGTACCTGTCGCCGGCGAACGCGCCGCGCCCGGACGGGTCCCTGGAGTTCCACATCCGGGCGGTCGACGGCGGCTGGGTGTCACGGGCCATCGTGAGCCACACCCAGCAGGGTGATGTGTGGCGGTTCGGTCCGCCGCTGGGAACGCTGGACGTGGACCGGGACAGCGGCCGGGACGTGCTGATGGTCGCGGGCGGCACGGGTGTCGCGCCGATGCAGGCGCTGCTCGACGAGCTGAGCCAGTGGGCCGAGAACCCGAAGGTGCACCTGTTCTACGGCGGGCGCACGCGCGACGACCTGTACGCGCTGGAGGGGCTGCGCATGATCGCGGCGTGCAACCCGTGGCTGACCGTGACGCCGGTTGTGGAGAACGGGCCCGGTCTGGTCAGCGGCGAGCAGGGCACCCTGGCCGACGTCGTGACGCGGTACGGCGCGTGGCCCGGTCACGACGTGCTGGTGTCGGGTTCGCCGGCGATGATCCGCGCGACCGTGTCCCGGATGCTCGTGGCGGGAACGGCGCTCGATCAGATCAGGTACGACCCGTTCACGATCGACTAG
- a CDS encoding dienelactone hydrolase family protein: MDIPVADGTIRGYLAAPQEEVSGPPPWPGVVIVHDVVGLSYDVRNTTDRFATAGYLALSPDLYSRGGFVRCVKSVFKELTAGRGRAFEDLDAARSLLASREDCTGKVGVVGFCMGGGFALVAASRGFDASAPYYGRLPADLSVLDDACPVVASYGKKDFSLRGAADKLERELTARGVPHDVKEYPTAGHSFANQFHGPVNVLLKIAGMSYNREASEDAWRRVMAFFAEHLR; encoded by the coding sequence ATGGACATCCCTGTCGCTGACGGAACCATCCGGGGTTATCTGGCCGCACCGCAGGAAGAGGTGTCCGGCCCGCCGCCGTGGCCCGGCGTCGTGATCGTGCACGACGTGGTCGGCCTGTCGTACGACGTGCGCAACACCACCGACCGGTTCGCCACCGCGGGGTACCTGGCGCTGTCCCCGGACCTGTACTCGCGGGGCGGTTTCGTGCGGTGCGTGAAGTCGGTGTTCAAGGAGCTGACCGCGGGTAGGGGCCGGGCGTTCGAGGACCTGGACGCGGCGCGGTCGCTGCTGGCGTCGCGGGAGGACTGCACGGGCAAGGTCGGCGTGGTCGGGTTCTGCATGGGCGGCGGTTTCGCGCTGGTCGCCGCTTCACGGGGGTTCGACGCGTCGGCCCCGTACTACGGCCGGCTCCCCGCTGATTTGTCCGTTCTGGACGATGCGTGCCCGGTCGTGGCGTCGTACGGGAAGAAGGACTTCTCGCTGCGCGGGGCCGCGGACAAGCTGGAGCGGGAGCTGACCGCCCGCGGGGTGCCCCACGACGTCAAGGAGTACCCGACGGCGGGCCACAGCTTCGCCAACCAGTTCCACGGCCCGGTCAACGTGCTGCTGAAGATCGCCGGCATGAGCTACAACCGCGAAGCGAGCGAGGACGCGTGGCGCCGGGTGATGGCCTTCTTCGCCGAACACCTGCGCTAG
- a CDS encoding heat shock protein transcriptional repressor HspR, giving the protein MIEVFGGLPHGADEETPVFVISVAAQLSGLHAQTLRSYDRLGLVSPGRTSGGGRRYSMRDIALLREVQRLSQEEGVNLAGIKRIIELENQVEALQSRVNELTEELAAAYAAAEQAAAAVHRSYRKDLVPLKQETALVVWKPRRKR; this is encoded by the coding sequence TTGATCGAGGTGTTCGGCGGGTTGCCGCACGGGGCCGACGAGGAGACCCCGGTCTTCGTGATCTCCGTGGCCGCGCAGTTGTCCGGCCTGCACGCCCAGACCCTGCGGTCCTACGACCGACTGGGCCTGGTGTCGCCGGGCCGGACCTCCGGCGGCGGGCGACGCTACTCCATGCGGGACATCGCGCTGCTGCGTGAGGTGCAGCGCCTGTCCCAGGAGGAAGGCGTCAACCTGGCGGGCATCAAGCGGATCATCGAGCTGGAAAACCAGGTCGAGGCACTCCAGTCGCGGGTCAACGAGCTGACGGAGGAGCTGGCCGCGGCCTACGCGGCGGCCGAACAAGCCGCAGCCGCGGTGCACCGGTCCTACCGCAAAGACCTCGTACCACTGAAGCAGGAGACGGCGCTCGTCGTGTGGAAACCACGGCGGAAGCGCTAG